The following proteins come from a genomic window of Pyxidicoccus sp. MSG2:
- a CDS encoding tetratricopeptide repeat protein, with protein MKRLGKVGLVLGVLALGGPFGCKDEKEEAAKTHRIKGTDHLSKKEFKEAAAEYALSLEADPKQEKVWEKKAYAHMQVGQMAEASQAVMKILEMKATPAEKAEVLRTLASMHMTAGTTDDAEKYFNEALKLEPKDEASLGWIAEIYAQRGGARSMEAPIVKADLEKSLNYYDQVLAINANSANTYLNKRVVMGRLMEYERQQKEQALSEAAENAKDKTIVDEANARAAEHQKRMDDFQVQFAEMTKKFSEAKKAGGAQPAAPAQAKNTP; from the coding sequence ATGAAGCGTCTGGGAAAGGTCGGTCTGGTACTCGGAGTTCTCGCCCTGGGTGGCCCCTTCGGCTGTAAGGACGAGAAAGAGGAGGCTGCCAAGACGCACCGCATCAAGGGCACCGACCACCTGAGCAAGAAGGAGTTCAAGGAGGCGGCGGCCGAGTACGCGCTTTCGCTCGAGGCCGACCCCAAGCAGGAGAAGGTCTGGGAGAAGAAGGCCTACGCGCACATGCAGGTCGGCCAGATGGCCGAGGCCTCCCAGGCCGTCATGAAGATCCTGGAGATGAAGGCCACGCCGGCCGAGAAGGCCGAGGTCCTCCGGACGCTCGCCAGCATGCACATGACGGCGGGCACCACCGATGACGCCGAGAAGTATTTCAACGAGGCGCTGAAGCTCGAGCCGAAGGACGAGGCGTCCCTCGGGTGGATCGCGGAGATCTACGCGCAGCGCGGCGGCGCCCGCTCCATGGAGGCGCCCATCGTCAAGGCGGACCTGGAGAAGTCGCTCAACTATTACGACCAGGTGCTGGCCATCAACGCCAACTCCGCCAACACGTACCTCAACAAGCGCGTGGTGATGGGCCGCCTCATGGAGTACGAGCGGCAGCAGAAGGAGCAGGCGCTGTCCGAGGCCGCGGAGAATGCCAAGGACAAGACCATCGTCGACGAGGCCAACGCCCGCGCCGCGGAGCACCAGAAGCGCATGGACGACTTCCAGGTGCAGTTCGCGGAGATGACCAAGAAGTTCAGCGAGGCCAAGAAGGCCGGTGGCGCGCAGCCCGCCGCCCCCGCCCAGGCGAAGAACACGCCGTAG
- a CDS encoding aquaporin → MTAASQSSEAPATGRLSRPRRMVVEALGCGLLVVALEGAHHGAEHLGVSATDGRLFMSLAAGAVLACLTLVLQPLSGAHFNPALTFADALEDGTPWGDVPRYVLAQLGGGLVGRLVAHVMCGEPVLVATRLPSASLAQFLTELVCTFGLLVVVRGCVRSRPSAMPLAVAGYVAATVWFTDSRSLANPALILARAVSTRVSAVHPMDVESFVAAQLLGATLAVCLFRWLQAPTAKPARTWTLIFQCSQPRVAELAAALFNQLASPERARAIVGTTHEAPDPAGLPPLVVRLVLPGEAQPEGKPDGVCWSLPVQASATPDEERQLRAALREPMQRLLRERGWRRLYSVGGAAHEVSRETT, encoded by the coding sequence ATGACGGCTGCGTCCCAATCCTCCGAGGCACCCGCGACCGGCCGCCTGAGCAGGCCCCGGCGGATGGTGGTCGAGGCGCTCGGCTGCGGACTGCTGGTGGTGGCCCTGGAGGGCGCCCACCACGGCGCCGAGCACCTGGGCGTGAGCGCCACCGACGGGCGCCTCTTCATGTCGCTGGCGGCCGGAGCCGTCCTGGCGTGCCTCACGCTGGTGCTCCAGCCACTCTCCGGGGCGCACTTCAACCCCGCCCTCACCTTCGCCGACGCGCTGGAGGACGGCACGCCCTGGGGCGACGTGCCCCGGTATGTGCTGGCCCAGCTCGGGGGTGGCCTGGTGGGACGTCTCGTCGCGCACGTCATGTGCGGCGAGCCGGTGCTCGTCGCCACGCGGCTGCCCTCGGCCAGCCTGGCGCAGTTCCTCACGGAGCTGGTCTGCACGTTCGGACTGCTGGTGGTGGTCCGGGGCTGTGTGCGGAGCCGTCCGTCCGCCATGCCGCTCGCGGTGGCCGGCTACGTGGCCGCCACCGTGTGGTTCACCGACTCGCGCTCGCTGGCCAATCCGGCGCTCATCCTCGCCCGCGCGGTCAGCACCCGCGTCAGCGCCGTGCATCCCATGGATGTCGAGTCGTTCGTCGCCGCCCAACTGCTCGGCGCCACGCTCGCGGTGTGTCTCTTCCGCTGGCTGCAGGCGCCCACCGCGAAGCCCGCCCGCACCTGGACCCTCATCTTCCAGTGCTCGCAGCCCCGGGTCGCCGAGCTGGCCGCGGCGCTCTTCAACCAGCTCGCGTCCCCCGAGCGCGCGCGGGCCATCGTCGGCACCACGCACGAAGCGCCAGACCCGGCGGGACTGCCGCCCCTCGTGGTGCGGCTCGTGCTTCCGGGTGAGGCGCAGCCGGAGGGCAAGCCGGACGGCGTGTGCTGGAGCCTGCCCGTCCAGGCGAGCGCCACCCCGGACGAAGAGAGACAGCTCCGGGCGGCCCTGAGGGAGCCCATGCAGCGGCTCCTGCGCGAGCGGGGCTGGCGGAGGCTGTACTCCGTCGGGGGCGCGGCCCACGAAGTCTCCCGCGAAACCACCTGA
- a CDS encoding DUF3185 family protein → MGVVRLVGVMLAVAGGVLLWTGLRARDSLSERVTEAFTGRNTESTTLYLAGGGAALAGGVLLMLFGGGGRRRR, encoded by the coding sequence GTGGGAGTCGTCCGGCTCGTGGGAGTGATGCTCGCCGTCGCGGGGGGCGTGTTGCTGTGGACGGGGCTGCGCGCCAGGGACTCGCTCTCCGAGCGCGTCACCGAGGCCTTCACCGGCCGCAATACCGAGAGCACCACGCTGTACCTCGCGGGCGGCGGCGCGGCGCTCGCCGGTGGCGTCCTGCTGATGCTCTTCGGAGGCGGTGGCCGGCGTCGGCGGTAG
- the fghA gene encoding S-formylglutathione hydrolase, which translates to MTVAPTLLSEHRCFGGTVGFYRHASEACGGDMRFGIFVPPQARERKVPVLYYLAGLTCTEDTFLIKGGAQRVAAELGIMLVAPDTSPRGAGYPGEDASWDFGVGAGFYLDATQAPWSARYRMGTYVTKELPALIAAHFPARADREGIFGHSMGGHGALVCALRQPGRYRSVSAFAPISAPMRVPWGQKAFRGYLGEDTAAWREYDATELLRASKARLPPLLVDQGTGDKFLQEQLKPELLREACEAVGQPLNLRIHEGYDHGYYFVSTFMEDHLRHHAAALNA; encoded by the coding sequence ATGACGGTGGCCCCCACCCTCCTGTCCGAGCACCGCTGCTTCGGCGGTACCGTCGGCTTCTACCGCCACGCGTCCGAGGCGTGTGGGGGTGACATGCGCTTCGGCATCTTCGTCCCGCCACAGGCGCGGGAGCGGAAGGTGCCGGTGCTCTACTACCTGGCGGGCCTCACCTGCACGGAGGACACGTTCCTCATCAAGGGCGGCGCGCAGCGCGTGGCGGCGGAGCTGGGAATCATGCTGGTGGCCCCGGACACCAGCCCGCGCGGCGCGGGATACCCCGGCGAGGACGCGTCCTGGGACTTCGGCGTGGGCGCGGGCTTCTACCTGGATGCCACGCAGGCGCCGTGGTCCGCGCGCTACCGCATGGGCACGTACGTGACGAAGGAATTGCCGGCGCTCATCGCCGCGCACTTCCCCGCCCGCGCGGACCGAGAGGGCATCTTCGGCCACTCCATGGGCGGGCACGGCGCGCTGGTGTGCGCGCTGCGCCAGCCCGGGCGCTACCGCTCCGTGTCCGCCTTCGCGCCCATCTCCGCGCCCATGCGCGTGCCCTGGGGGCAGAAGGCGTTCCGCGGCTACCTGGGCGAGGACACCGCCGCGTGGCGCGAATACGACGCCACGGAGCTGCTGCGGGCCTCGAAGGCGCGGCTCCCGCCGCTGCTCGTGGACCAGGGCACGGGCGACAAGTTCCTCCAGGAGCAGCTCAAGCCGGAGCTGCTGCGCGAAGCCTGCGAGGCCGTGGGGCAGCCCCTGAACCTCCGCATCCATGAGGGGTACGACCACGGCTACTACTTCGTCTCCACGTTCATGGAGGACCACCTCCGCCACCACGCGGCGGCACTGAACGCGTAG
- a CDS encoding S-(hydroxymethyl)glutathione dehydrogenase/class III alcohol dehydrogenase, which translates to MDIRAAVALEAGKPLSIETVHLEGPKAGEVLVELKATGICHTDEFTLSGSDPEGLFPAILGHEGAGLVVDVGAGVTSVKKGDHVIPLYTPECRQCKSCLSRKTNLCTAIRATQGRGLMPDGTSRFRLGREPVHHYMGTSTFAQYTVLPEIAVAKIREDAPFDKVCYIGCGVTTGIGAVVYTAKVEAGAKVVVFGLGGIGLNVVQAARMVGADQIVGVDINPARKAMAEKFGLTHFVNPKEVEGDLVPYLVNLTGGGADYSFECIGNVNTMRQALECCHRGWGESIIIGVAGAGQEIKTRPFQLVTGRVWKGSAFGGARGRTDVPKIVDWYMDGKINVDDLITHTLALEDINKGFDLMHRGESIRSVVKYS; encoded by the coding sequence ATGGACATCCGCGCAGCGGTGGCGCTCGAGGCGGGCAAGCCCCTGAGCATCGAGACGGTGCACCTGGAAGGGCCCAAGGCGGGCGAGGTGCTCGTCGAGTTGAAGGCCACCGGCATCTGCCACACGGATGAGTTCACCCTCTCGGGGAGTGATCCGGAGGGGCTGTTCCCGGCCATCCTCGGCCACGAGGGCGCGGGCCTCGTCGTGGACGTGGGCGCGGGCGTGACGTCGGTGAAGAAGGGCGACCACGTCATCCCGCTGTACACGCCCGAGTGCCGCCAGTGTAAGTCGTGCCTGTCGCGCAAGACGAACCTGTGCACGGCCATCCGCGCCACGCAGGGCCGCGGGTTGATGCCGGACGGCACCAGCCGCTTCCGCCTCGGGCGTGAGCCGGTGCACCACTACATGGGCACATCCACCTTCGCCCAGTACACGGTGCTGCCGGAGATTGCCGTCGCGAAGATTCGCGAGGACGCCCCGTTCGACAAGGTCTGCTACATCGGCTGCGGCGTGACGACGGGCATCGGCGCCGTCGTGTACACGGCGAAGGTGGAGGCGGGCGCCAAGGTGGTGGTGTTCGGCCTGGGCGGCATCGGCCTCAACGTGGTGCAGGCGGCGCGCATGGTGGGCGCGGACCAGATTGTCGGCGTGGACATCAACCCCGCGCGCAAGGCCATGGCGGAGAAGTTCGGCCTCACCCACTTCGTCAACCCGAAGGAGGTGGAGGGCGACCTGGTGCCGTACCTCGTCAACCTCACCGGCGGCGGCGCGGACTACAGCTTCGAGTGCATCGGCAACGTGAACACCATGCGCCAGGCGCTGGAGTGCTGCCACCGGGGCTGGGGCGAGAGCATCATCATCGGCGTGGCCGGCGCGGGGCAGGAAATCAAGACGCGGCCGTTCCAGCTCGTCACCGGGCGCGTGTGGAAGGGCAGCGCCTTCGGCGGCGCGCGCGGCCGCACGGACGTGCCGAAGATTGTCGACTGGTACATGGACGGGAAGATCAACGTCGATGACCTGATTACGCACACGCTGGCGCTGGAGGACATCAACAAGGGCTTCGACCTGATGCACCGGGGCGAGTCCATCCGCAGCGTGGTGAAGTACTCATGA